A single genomic interval of Perca fluviatilis chromosome 19, GENO_Pfluv_1.0, whole genome shotgun sequence harbors:
- the mdh1ab gene encoding malate dehydrogenase 1Ab, NAD (soluble) produces the protein MSEPIRVLVTGAAGQIAYSLLFSIAKGDVFGKDQPVILLLLDITPMLPVLDGVVMELQDCALPLLRDIVPTDKEEVAFKDLDAAILVGSMPRKDGMERKDLLKANVAIFKSQGAALEKYAKKTVKVLTRNFICNSNCLIAAKSAPSIPKENFSCLTRLDHNRARSQVAMRCGVPATHVKNVIIWGNHSSTQYPDVHHCLVNMSGSELACFDAVKDDAWLKGDFIATVQQRGAAVIKARKLSSAMSAAKAICDHMRDIWSGTPEGEFISMGVYSSANSYGVPEDLIYSFPVQIKDKKWKIVEGLAINDFSQMKMDATAAELIEERDTAVAFLGV, from the exons ATG TCTGAGCCTATTAGAGTTCTGGTGACCGGCGCTGCTGGACAGATTGCCTATTCCCTGTTGTTCAGCATTGCCAAGGGAGATGTCTTTGGCAAAGATCAG CCAGTCATCTTGCTCCTTTTGGACATTACGCCCATGTTGCCAGTCCTGGATGGTGTTGTCATGGAGCTGCAGGACTGTGCCCTCCCACTTCTGAGAG ATATTGTCCCCACTGACAAGGAGGAGGTGGCCTTCAAGGACCTGGACGCAGCCATCTTGGTGGGCTCCATGCCCAGGAAGGATGGCATGGAGAGGAAGGACCTGCTCAAAGCCAATGTGGCCATCTTCAAGAGTCAGGGCGCCGCCCTGGAGAAGTACGCCAAGAAAACCGTCAAGGTACTGACACGCAACTTCATTTGTA ATTCCAACTGTCTGATTGCAGCCAAGTCTGCTCCCTCCATCCCCAAAGAGAATTTCTCCTGCCTCACTCGTCTGGACCACAACAGGGCTCGCTCTCAG GTGGCAATGCGCTGTGGCGTTCCTGCCACCCATGTGAAAAATGTGATCATCTGGGGCAACCACTCGTCCACCCAGTACCCAGACGTGCATCACTGCTTGGTCAACATGTCTGGTAGCGAGCTCGCCTGCTTTGACGCAGTCAAGGATGATGCCTGGCTTAAAGGAGATTTCATCGCT ACAGTGCAGCAGAGAGGCGCTGCAGTCATCAAGGCCAGGAAGCTGTCCAGTGCCATGTCTGCAGCCAAGGCCATCTGTGACCACATGAGAGACATCTGGTCAGGCACCCCCGAG gGTGAGTTCATCTCCATGGGTGTTTACTCCTCTGCCAACTCCTATGGAGTCCCAGAAGACCTCATCTACTCATTCCCTGTCCAGATTAAG GACAAGAAGTGGAAGATTGTGGAGGGCCTGGCCATCAACGACTTTTCCCAAATGAAGATGGATGCCACAGCAGCAGAGCTGAtagaggagagagacacagcTGTGGCTTTCCTAGGAGTATGA